Proteins from one Malaya genurostris strain Urasoe2022 chromosome 2, Malgen_1.1, whole genome shotgun sequence genomic window:
- the LOC131432102 gene encoding putative zinc finger protein 66, with the protein MEGGLQTHLLNLYVNQQAQQRFRGPVSQPFEHISDINREFYGNHGYGPSADLTTGPCYSYVDRVSDWLGLPTRKIRSHRSDAAFTQERHWDNISEVSEMPTEAGFTVPPPTLSPEMEINERQSNWYNNAPEPKIENQINQRIGSPIHLNLDVDQQFQAVAQNCEQFGIAESNNEIETGDLVNDYRYQVNPFVLQVEQHGDILQNAWHSVHSSTMPPPNGATDNIAHRILSGPEQTGPHWYQDQTTLNTWNSMALQQEYGVRMEQLQYPPLQSLESNVPDSCPIKIESHNISPEYSVMLDVPQSVSASTSQPVNQSITFDSTESDPVDHYQTPPNSMENSTSPKSATANNDCTSLSSDAPSEQPKAVGKRKSSSRKERSKPSKRHNILGEKFYCAKCDRYFLKQNGFTQHLDVYHMGPRPHICTCCGKRFRELERLRVHEKCHNGQDKPYKCSDCPKGFQHVQAMRRHFVMHHSKPSLFCDVCGKGFVRNDHLMSHLVSHQHNRVKPRKNTQSE; encoded by the coding sequence ATGGAAGGGGGACTACAAACTCACTTGCTGAATTTATATGTGAATCAACAAGCTCAACAACGTTTCAGAGGACCCGTTTCGCAGCCGTTTGAGCATATTAGTGACATCAACCGTGAATTCTACGGAAACCACGGATATGGTCCGTCTGCCGATCTTACCACAGGACCTTGTTACTCCTATGTGGACCGCGTGTCTGACTGGTTGGGACTACCAACACGTAAGATTCGAAGTCATCGATCTGATGCTGCCTTTACTCAAGAACGTCATTGGGACAATATTTCTGAGGTTTCGGAAATGCCCACTGAGGCAGGTTTCACTGTTCCACCTCCAACGCTATCGCCAGAAATGGAAATCAATGAACGACAATCCAATTGGTATAACAATGCTCCTGagccaaaaattgaaaatcaaattaatCAACGAATTGGAAGTCCTATCCATTTAAATCTGGATGTTGATCAGCAATTTCAAGCAGTGGCGCAGAATTGTGAGCAGTTCGGGATAGCAGAATCAAACAACGAAATTGAAACCGGGGATTTAGTGAACGATTATAGGTACCAAGTGAACCCGTTCGTTCTGCAGGTTGAGCAACACGGCGACATACTTCAGAATGCGTGGCATTCGGTGCATTCTTCTACTATGCCACCACCAAATGGTGCTACAGATAACATTGCCCACCGTATACTTTCTGGCCCTGAACAAACAGGCCCCCATTGGTATCAGGATCAAACAACACTGAACACATGGAACTCGATGGCTTTGCAACAGGAATACGGTGTACGAATGGAGCAACTTCAGTATCCACCATTGCAATCGTTGGAATCTAACGTGCCAGATTCATGTCCGATTAAAATTGAATCACATAACATTTCGCCAGAGTACAGCGTAATGTTGGATGTGCCACAGTCGGTTAGTGCTTCAACCAGTCAACCTGTGAACCAGTCCATTACCTTTGATTCTACGGAATCAGATCCAGTGGATCACTACCAAACACCACCCAATTCAATGGAAAATTCTACATCACCGAAGAGTGCCACTGCCAATAACGATTGCACAAGCTTATCCAGTGACGCTCCCTCGGAACAGCCCAAAGCAGTTGGTAAAAGAAAGTCATCTTCAAGAAAAGAAAGATCTAAACCATCCAAAAGGCACAACATTCTGGGTGAAAAATTCTACTGCGCCAAATgcgatcgatactttttgaagcagAATGGTTTCACGCAGCATTTGGATGTTTATCACATGGGACCTCGACCGCACATTTGTACCTGCTGCGGTAAACGGTTCCGGGAGCTCGAACGTCTCCGGGTGCACGAGAAATGTCACAACGGACAGGACAAACCGTACAAGTGTTCCGACTGTCCGAAGGGGTTTCAGCACGTACAGGCCATGCGGCGCCACTTCGTAATGCACCACTCGAAACCGTCACTGTTCTGCGATGTTTGCGGTAAGGGCTTCGTGCGGAACGATCACCTGATGTCCCATCTGGTGTCGCATCAGCACAACAGGGTGAAACCACGAAagaatacgcagagcgagtga